A region from the Anomaloglossus baeobatrachus isolate aAnoBae1 chromosome 11, aAnoBae1.hap1, whole genome shotgun sequence genome encodes:
- the LOC142256762 gene encoding kin of IRRE-like protein 2 isoform X2 translates to MRRLGRIIPVTAQSAPGTGCSAHPARTTAASARPPQGPQLRTMERKPLILCSLLLSILDQTFGAHFAQQPSDVVVVAGKSVTLPCVVIGYRGGVQWTMDGLALGAERDLPGWSRYSIIGDHTSGEHNLHIEGVELGDDAIFECQATQAALRSQRAHLTVLVPPGEPLIRGAPIFNVLLDTPYNLTCLAPAAKPAAEITWYRGGKHMDGAIYNKILSDGKSEDAVSSLLITPSFADAGVSYTCRVRNSALPEGRERSVTLSVQYPPKVTLSVDPPTVSEGGSVSFLCSAVSNPEVTGYRWAKGGVPLSVSGDRYHVTVDHTFFTAPVSCEVSNSVGSSNVSTAVNVLFGPRLLTEPRPMTVDVGGDASFFCGWTGNPTPTQFWNKKGSTEVLSNGNTLSLSKVSREDAGTYVCKAIVPRIGTMEKEVTLTVRGPPIISSEINYESILGGKTRLECVVETTPIPDRIIWSWDKHSLDEGSWGRFSVETRVTNSGAVSFLIIDGTEPSDYTMPYNCTAINQYGEDSVIISLRQQAALPLMLLMIALGLGTLCLFVLVTICVLCCRRPRKAVKDTQILAVEVSGSDHSDRHPSDSEEDLKEPLHTDTESRGTSQTEHSDIPDDSQDPTNGYYKVRAHEDSRPTTVAYPEFSSPPRPLYSAPSALTQLCPTPSLGAPKLYEYTNRYATTPRHGSERIHIPQGPTCLPPGPGNQPQPYARAFCNYVRPDRFETLETGPTLSRLSYASLSTHGDYGRPAQQRMQTHV, encoded by the exons CTTTCGGGGCTCATTTTGCACAGCAGCCCTCTGACGTGGTGGTGGTAGCCGGCAAGTCGGTGACTCTACCCTGCGTGGTGATTGGCTACAGAGGGGGCGTCCAGTGGACAATGGACGGCTTGGCGCTGGGAGCAGAACGAGACCTTCCAG GTTGGTCCCGTTATTCCATCATTGGAGACCACACGTCAGGAGAGCACAATTTGCACATAGAAGGAGTAGAGCTGGGCGATGACGCCATCTTCGAGTGCCAAGCAACGCAGGCCGCACTGAGGTCGCAACGGGCTCATTTGACTGTGCTTG TTCCCCCAGGAGAACCATTGATCCGTGGTGCCCCCATATTTAACGTCCTTCTTGACACCCCTTATAACTTGACGTGCCTGGCCCCTGCTGCAAAGCCGGCGGCTGAAATCACCTGGTACCGCGGCGGTAAACATATGGACGGGGCGATTTACAACAAG ATTCTCTCGGACGGCAAAAGCGAGGACGCAGTGAGCAGCCTCTTGATCACCCCTAGTTTTGCAGACGCTGGTGTCAGCTACACGTGTCGGGTCAGGAACTCGGCACTGCCCGAGGGGCGGGAGAGATCGGTGACGCTGAGCGTGCAGT ATCCTCCCAAAGTGACACTCTCAGTGGATCCTCCAACAGTCTCCGAGGGAGGCTCCGTCTCCTTCCTCTGCAGCGCCGTGTCCAACCCGGAGGTGACGGGTTATAG GTGGGCAAAGGGAGGAGTGCCCCTCTCTGTTTCTGGAGACCGCTACCATGTGACCGTGGACCACACATTTTTTACTGCTCCAGTCTCATGTGAAGTATCTAACAGCGTCGGAAGCAGCAACGTGAGCACCGCCGTCAATGTCTTGT TTGGTCCTCGTCTTCTAACTGAACCACGACCCATGACGGTGGATGTTGGAGGAGATGCTTCATTCTTCTGTGGTTGGACGGGAAATCCCACCCCAACTCAGTTCTGGAACAAGAAGGGATCCACGGAG GTCTTAAGCAATGGGAATACTCTCTCTCTAAGCAAGGTATCCCGAGAAGATGCAGGAACCTATGTGTGCAAGGCCATTGTGCCCCGCATAGGCACCATGGAGAAGGAGGTGACGCTCACAGTGAGAG GGCCTCCCATCATTAGCAGTGAAATTAACTATGAGAGTATTCTTGGAGGGAAGACTCGACTTGAGTGTGTGGTGGAGACGACACCGATCCCTGATCGGATT ATCTGGTCCTGGGACAAGCACAGCCTTGATGAGGGCTCCTGGGGCCGTTTTTCAGTAGAGACACGTGTCACCAATAGTGGAGCTGTCTCATTTCTCATCATCGATGGGACAGAGCCTTCAGATTACACCATGCCGTACAACTGCACAGCCATAAATCAGTATGGGGAGGACTCGGTGATCATCTCCCTGAGACAACAAG CCGCACTACCTCTCATGCTTCTGATGATCGCACTGGGTCTTGGGACTCTCTGCCTCTTTGTACTGGTGACCATCTGCGTTCTGTGCTGCCGACGACCTCGAAAAG CGGTGAAAGACACACAGATTCTAGCAGTGGAAGTTTCTGGAAGTGATCACAGCGACCGACACCCGAGTGACTCTGAAGAAGACCTGAAGGAACCCTTG CATACCGATACAGAATCTCGAGGAACGTCACAGACTGAACACAGTGATATTCCCGATGACTCTCAG GACCCAACCAACGGTTACTACAAAGTCCGAGCTCATGAAGACTCCCGTCCAACAACTGTGGCCTATCCAGAGTTCTCTTCTCCTCCACGTCCTCTTTACTCCGCACCGTCGGCCCTCACCCAACTGTGTCCTACCCCATCCTTAGGAGCCCCTAAACTGTATGAGTATACCAATCGATACGCCACAACTCCACGCCACGGAAGTGAACGCATCCACATACCTCAAGGCCCAACCTGTTTACCTCCAGGCCCTGGTAATCAACCACAACCTTACGCCAGAGCCTTTTGTAATTACGTCCGACCAGATCGTTTCGAAACATTAGAAACGGGTCCAACGCTGTCACGTCTTTCCTACGCCTCGCTCTCCACGCACGGAGACTACGGACGCCCGGCGCAACAGCGGATGCAAACTCACGTTTGA
- the LOC142256762 gene encoding kin of IRRE-like protein 2 isoform X1 has protein sequence MRRLGRIIPVTAQSAPGTGCSAHPARTTAASARPPQGPQLRTMERKPLILCSLLLSILDQTFGAHFAQQPSDVVVVAGKSVTLPCVVIGYRGGVQWTMDGLALGAERDLPGWSRYSIIGDHTSGEHNLHIEGVELGDDAIFECQATQAALRSQRAHLTVLVPPGEPLIRGAPIFNVLLDTPYNLTCLAPAAKPAAEITWYRGGKHMDGAIYNKQILSDGKSEDAVSSLLITPSFADAGVSYTCRVRNSALPEGRERSVTLSVQYPPKVTLSVDPPTVSEGGSVSFLCSAVSNPEVTGYRWAKGGVPLSVSGDRYHVTVDHTFFTAPVSCEVSNSVGSSNVSTAVNVLFGPRLLTEPRPMTVDVGGDASFFCGWTGNPTPTQFWNKKGSTEVLSNGNTLSLSKVSREDAGTYVCKAIVPRIGTMEKEVTLTVRGPPIISSEINYESILGGKTRLECVVETTPIPDRIIWSWDKHSLDEGSWGRFSVETRVTNSGAVSFLIIDGTEPSDYTMPYNCTAINQYGEDSVIISLRQQAALPLMLLMIALGLGTLCLFVLVTICVLCCRRPRKAVKDTQILAVEVSGSDHSDRHPSDSEEDLKEPLHTDTESRGTSQTEHSDIPDDSQDPTNGYYKVRAHEDSRPTTVAYPEFSSPPRPLYSAPSALTQLCPTPSLGAPKLYEYTNRYATTPRHGSERIHIPQGPTCLPPGPGNQPQPYARAFCNYVRPDRFETLETGPTLSRLSYASLSTHGDYGRPAQQRMQTHV, from the exons CTTTCGGGGCTCATTTTGCACAGCAGCCCTCTGACGTGGTGGTGGTAGCCGGCAAGTCGGTGACTCTACCCTGCGTGGTGATTGGCTACAGAGGGGGCGTCCAGTGGACAATGGACGGCTTGGCGCTGGGAGCAGAACGAGACCTTCCAG GTTGGTCCCGTTATTCCATCATTGGAGACCACACGTCAGGAGAGCACAATTTGCACATAGAAGGAGTAGAGCTGGGCGATGACGCCATCTTCGAGTGCCAAGCAACGCAGGCCGCACTGAGGTCGCAACGGGCTCATTTGACTGTGCTTG TTCCCCCAGGAGAACCATTGATCCGTGGTGCCCCCATATTTAACGTCCTTCTTGACACCCCTTATAACTTGACGTGCCTGGCCCCTGCTGCAAAGCCGGCGGCTGAAATCACCTGGTACCGCGGCGGTAAACATATGGACGGGGCGATTTACAACAAG CAGATTCTCTCGGACGGCAAAAGCGAGGACGCAGTGAGCAGCCTCTTGATCACCCCTAGTTTTGCAGACGCTGGTGTCAGCTACACGTGTCGGGTCAGGAACTCGGCACTGCCCGAGGGGCGGGAGAGATCGGTGACGCTGAGCGTGCAGT ATCCTCCCAAAGTGACACTCTCAGTGGATCCTCCAACAGTCTCCGAGGGAGGCTCCGTCTCCTTCCTCTGCAGCGCCGTGTCCAACCCGGAGGTGACGGGTTATAG GTGGGCAAAGGGAGGAGTGCCCCTCTCTGTTTCTGGAGACCGCTACCATGTGACCGTGGACCACACATTTTTTACTGCTCCAGTCTCATGTGAAGTATCTAACAGCGTCGGAAGCAGCAACGTGAGCACCGCCGTCAATGTCTTGT TTGGTCCTCGTCTTCTAACTGAACCACGACCCATGACGGTGGATGTTGGAGGAGATGCTTCATTCTTCTGTGGTTGGACGGGAAATCCCACCCCAACTCAGTTCTGGAACAAGAAGGGATCCACGGAG GTCTTAAGCAATGGGAATACTCTCTCTCTAAGCAAGGTATCCCGAGAAGATGCAGGAACCTATGTGTGCAAGGCCATTGTGCCCCGCATAGGCACCATGGAGAAGGAGGTGACGCTCACAGTGAGAG GGCCTCCCATCATTAGCAGTGAAATTAACTATGAGAGTATTCTTGGAGGGAAGACTCGACTTGAGTGTGTGGTGGAGACGACACCGATCCCTGATCGGATT ATCTGGTCCTGGGACAAGCACAGCCTTGATGAGGGCTCCTGGGGCCGTTTTTCAGTAGAGACACGTGTCACCAATAGTGGAGCTGTCTCATTTCTCATCATCGATGGGACAGAGCCTTCAGATTACACCATGCCGTACAACTGCACAGCCATAAATCAGTATGGGGAGGACTCGGTGATCATCTCCCTGAGACAACAAG CCGCACTACCTCTCATGCTTCTGATGATCGCACTGGGTCTTGGGACTCTCTGCCTCTTTGTACTGGTGACCATCTGCGTTCTGTGCTGCCGACGACCTCGAAAAG CGGTGAAAGACACACAGATTCTAGCAGTGGAAGTTTCTGGAAGTGATCACAGCGACCGACACCCGAGTGACTCTGAAGAAGACCTGAAGGAACCCTTG CATACCGATACAGAATCTCGAGGAACGTCACAGACTGAACACAGTGATATTCCCGATGACTCTCAG GACCCAACCAACGGTTACTACAAAGTCCGAGCTCATGAAGACTCCCGTCCAACAACTGTGGCCTATCCAGAGTTCTCTTCTCCTCCACGTCCTCTTTACTCCGCACCGTCGGCCCTCACCCAACTGTGTCCTACCCCATCCTTAGGAGCCCCTAAACTGTATGAGTATACCAATCGATACGCCACAACTCCACGCCACGGAAGTGAACGCATCCACATACCTCAAGGCCCAACCTGTTTACCTCCAGGCCCTGGTAATCAACCACAACCTTACGCCAGAGCCTTTTGTAATTACGTCCGACCAGATCGTTTCGAAACATTAGAAACGGGTCCAACGCTGTCACGTCTTTCCTACGCCTCGCTCTCCACGCACGGAGACTACGGACGCCCGGCGCAACAGCGGATGCAAACTCACGTTTGA